The genomic window TTTCTCCTGGTCTTGAATGAAGTTTTCTATTGGATTTTCTCCTTTCATAATATAGTGGTAGGCGTTTATAGGCAATCCCAATATTGGGAATCCTAAATACTTATCCTCTCTCTCAATGGCACTTCTCCTAATCATGACAAAGTTATCTATTGTATCTGCAATGTTCTCTGGGTATGTGTGGGGGTCGAAAACCAAATCCCCAATACCATTTGCAAGGCATTTTGCAGCCATTTGTTTTAATGTTTTTACGTCATTTGAAGACAATACTAAAGCAAAATCCTTACCGTTTTTCTTTGCCTCTTTCAATATCTGAATCATTTCATCAAGATTTTCAGTTGTTGCAGCATAAATTAATGGTTTTGATTTTACAACATTAAATGCCTCTTTTATGTTGTCTGGGTTTAATGAGCAGATTGCAATTGGCATTTCGGTGTTTTCTTGCACGATTTTTATTGCATTTTTTAACTTTTCTGCGTCATTTGATGCATTCCTTATAGCAATAAAGTCAAGTTTTAATTTTTCTCCAGTTCTTTCAAATGTAAATTCCTCTATGTATTTTGCCCTATTTTTTATCTCCTCATCAGATAACGTATCGGCAATATCAATACCTATTGGTGTTGGATTGAAATATGCCAACTCAAATCTATACATTACTTCGTCTCCACCCATTACACATTTTTTCTTATCATTTCCAAACCAAACTTCTTTAACTGGTGGAGATATCATCTCTATAAGTTTTTTCCTATTTTTTTCAAATTTTGGAGTGTTTAATATAGGGCATTTATCAATATCTATCTCTTTATTTTGAAGTTTTGTGGCAAATGCCATACATGATGGTTCCCCACATTTTTTACAGTTTGTTTTTGGGAGTAGTTTGTAGATGTCCATTGCACTTACTTTCGCCATTTATTTCACCTCAATGTTATCCTACAGGGCATCACCGAGCGAAGCGAGGTGGTGCATCATTTTGATGAAACTTTTTTAAAGTTCTTATCCCCTATGGGTAGGTAATCCATTCATAGTTATTTGTGTTTATCTTAACTTCTCCTGGCTTTGTTACGAGTGATTTTCCAATTTCCTTCAAGACCTTTATTGATAATGGGTGAAGCATCATGAATATATCTACTCCACTCATTAGCATTGTTAATCCTGTTGTTATTTCCCAAAGTGGCAACCTATAATCCCTATCTCCCCATTCTGGGTTTTTCATCCATGCTTCTCTTGCCCCAATAGCGTTTGTTGTTCCAGATGACATTGGCATATTTACCAATTCATCCCCTTTCAATCCTGCCAACCTCAATCTTGTCATCGCGTTTATTGAAAACTCAATCCCATAACCCAATGCACAAGTTGTTGGATCCATAACAATCCTATCTGCATCTAAACCTACAGAGATTAACCTTCTGTTTAAGTCCTTTGCCATGTTTGGATCCATAATTGTCCATGACAAAACATTGTGGTCATATTTCATAGCCGCTTCTGCAATCTTTTTGTAGTCAAGTTCAAGGTTTGCAGATGCCAATAAACATTTTTCCCCTTCTGCAACTTCAGCACATGCCTCTAAAACCAATGGGTCTTTATTTGGGTCCCCACTACCGCCAATAACAAATGGAACATCTACTGCCTGCAATAAATCTTCCATTAACTTTGCTGCTTCTCTTGGGGAAGTGTCTTTAATTTTTGGGTCTGTTGAGATATGGTGGATTGTTATCATATCTGCACCAAATTCCTTAACACATTTCCTTGCCCATTCGCAAGGGTCTTCCATAACATCTGCAAAGTACTTCTTAACTGGTGCAGGCAGTCCATGCATAGGGATATCGAATATGTCAAATGTAACAACTGGTGGGTTTGGTTGTGGCTCTTCAAATCTATATAATGCTTTTTGTCCACCAATCTTGACGACTTTTCCTCTCCCACCTTCTGATTTTGGTTTTCCAAATTGAACCTCCCTAATGTATCCCTTATATGTTTCAATTGGTCTTTCCCAATCAACTTCTGGAACTTCAATGATCCCCTCTTCAGCAAGTTTTTCCTTTATTGTTGGTGTTTGTGGAATAACTACTGGAGGGGCCGAAGGTATGTTTATTATTAATTCATCTGCAGTGATTTCTATGTTTTCTATCTCTATGCGTCCTACCTTTTCCACTAACTTTATGATTGCATTCAAATCCATATCATCACCAATTTATCATTATAAATCATTACAAATTATCTATTATTATCTATATAAAGGTTTTGAATTTCGCTTGAAATCCAATTTTTCTTTTGGATATTATTAAAAATTCCTTTAATTTGATTTAATTTTTTTTAATTTTTTGTTTTCACTACACGGCATTATCCTTCCGTATACCGAAAAATTTTTATAAGTCAACATTTGATATGGTTATTAGAAATACTAAATTAATAAAGATTAACTCTACAGATTTACTGATAACGTAGGTATGGACAATAGATTCAAATATTTGGGTGGTTATATGGATTTGGATATGGAGATAATAAGGGCTTCAGTACATGGAGATGTTGAAAAGGTAAAATCCCTGATAAAAAAGGGTGCGAATGTAAATGCCAAAAATAAATTTGGGGGTTCAGCCCTCATGGCGGCAGTTATGAATAACCATATTGATGTTGTTAAAGTATTGATTGAAAATGGTGCCGATCTCAATGTAAAAAATAGGTTGGGAAGAACACCATTAATGGTTGCAATAGAAATGAAGCATATAGAAATAGCCAAATTACTTATAGAAAATGGTGCTGATGTAAATATGGCAGATATATCTGGAATAACACCAATTATGGTAGCGGAAGATTATCTCTTGCCTGAAATAGTTAGGTTACTCATAAAACATGGGGCAAGCACAGAAGGAACACGACATATCTATGAATAAAAAATAGTCATCATAAATGACAATATTCTTCATAAAATTAAAAAGCATAAATATTCCTATTTCGAAATTTTATACTTAAACCGACAAAAAATTCGCAAATGACTATAGATCCCTCTGCCAATGCCTCCATACGAATAAGAATAAGAAAATGAAATTTTAATTTTATGTTTAAATACGAAAAAACAAATCAAATCAACTCTTCTTGGTGAGCACCTTCGGGCATGTTGGAGGCATTGGCATCATTGGGAACTTCTATTTTAATCCCCTAAAATTTCATCATCTACCTCTGTAATGGTGGTGTGATTTATATTTAATATCTTACTTTCAAATTCATACTTTCTCTTTTCGAGTTTATCCAAAAAGTCCGATAAACCAAAGTCCTTTGCATCGCTATAGTTTAAATCAAATCTCTCATTTGGATTTATCTTTGAAAGACCTATTTTTAAATATTTTAATTCAGATATGTAATCATCAATCCCCGTCTCCTTATTTGTTTTTTGGATGATTATTTTTAATTTGACCATGTCTAACATTAATTTATCAAGTTTATCTTTTATTTTGTTTACTTCCTCCAATTTTTTATTTTTTGCCTTCTCTTTTAAATTTTCTGATAGGTTTATTAATTCTTCAACATCCCCTTTTTCAGATAAAATTAAGTTTATTGCCCTTAAACCATCTTCATAATCACTCAAATTCCTTGATACTTCATTCACATAATCATCCAACAACCTTAAAAACTTCATCTCCTTTCTTTTTAATGTAGATAATGCTTCTCCCAAGGTTATCTTTGCCATAGTTCCACCAAATTAATCTACAAAAAGTAAAAAATAAAATTAATTTATTTCTCTATGATTGTCTCTCTAATTGCCATTCCAAAGTGTCTTGCATTTTCATCTGGTTTTATTAAAACTTTATCCCCCTCTTTTAATTCTACAACTGATATTGGTGTTCCGTCCTCTTTAACCAACCTAATGGTCTCTGCATTTTGGAGGATTGTTCTTATTATGTCTCCTTTATATTCTGCCTCAATGAGCATTAATGGTCTCTTCTCAATTTTCACGCGTCCAATGATTACTTCCCTTGCCCTTCCATCCTTATTTACAACCAATACTTTATCTCCTGCTTTTAACTCACTTAAGTATTTTGTCTTATTTCCTGGGCATAAAATGTATGCGTGAACTGGTCCCGCATTCACTCTAAAAGGTCTCGTTGCAACATAAGGATTCTCTACTGTCTCAGAGTGCACCAAAAACATTCCTCTTGAATATGAGCCAATTAACATACCCTCTCCAATTTCCATTAATGAGCAAGTATCTATACAAACCCTATCTCCACTACCAATAGGCTCAACCTTTTTGATTGTTGAAACATCCAACTCAATTCTCTGGGCATTAATACTTTCAAGAAGTTCCATCAATTCTTTTATATCATTAAAATCATTTGGGAACAATAAAACTCCGTCAACACCTTTTTCCAAAATTTCGTAGGCAGTTTTTGCCTCTTTTATTGAATTTACTGCTGCTATTATTTTTATATCCTCATTAAACAAATCTGCAATGAGGTTTTCTAATGGAATGATTGTCCAATCTCTTCCTTCCAATATAATATTATCAACAAAATCCAACCTACTAACTTCCGATGCAAATATTTCATCATCTTTACTTTCAATTGGGATGTAAATGGCAGTTTCTTTTCCTAATTCCTTTGCCTTCCTTAATATCTCTAAATCATCATCCTTTCCTATAACAACAATATCTGCATTTAAATCATTTGATGCCACTTTTATATTTCCCAATTCTCTTATTTTTTCTATGTCTTCACTCTTTGCCATTACAACAGGAACACTTGATTCTAAGGCACATTTAACAATCTCTTTTCTATCTTCCCAATCATCTCCAATAACATTAACCCATGCAAACTTCATTAACTCACCCTCATGACAATTATTACTCTTAAAAACTATAGTTGTTTGCGAATTTTTTGTAATTATTTATATGCTCTATATTTCAAATGGATATTGGTCATCCTTAAATTTTGAAATAATGTTCAGTAATTCCATAAAATTATTAATGGTTATTTCTAACATCTAACGCAAACAACTATAGTTTTTAAGAGTATTTAAAATTTTTAATTTATTGATTTAAATTAATGGTTATTGTAGATTGCAATGCCTATCTTTCATTTCATTTTCTGAAATGCCTAATCTCTTCATCAATAATGCCACAACAACATCTAAAAAAATAAATGCCATGAACTCAAATGCTGTGCCTAATGGAAGGTATTCATTTTTTGATATGCATATAGGAATCCAGATGTTGGAGATTTTTGCAAGTGTATTTGGGATATTGCAAGTTATCGCAACCACATTATCTGCTTTTTTTGCTATTTCTTTTGTTAAGGTCGTTTCCCCACTACCTGAAATCACTATTAATAAATCTCCCTCTTTAAATGATGGGCATATTGTTTCCCCAACCACATAAGCGTTAAATCCTAAATGCATTAAACGCATTGCAAATGCCTTCCCCACCAATCCACTCCTGCCGACTCCAAAAACAAATATGTTTTTTGCGTTTATAATGGCATCTAAAAAAGAATTTAGTTTATTTTTTAGATTTTCATCATATTCAAATTCCATCAGTAGTTCTATATTTTTTGCTATGTGTGGGAGAATTTCACCAATCAATATAAACACCCAAATCTTTAATATTTAATAATGACAAATTTCGACAAAAAATATAAATTTAAATAAATGGATTATATTTAATAAAAAAAATAAAATGGTGGGGGTGCTGGGATTTGAACCCAGGTCCAGGGATTACTCCTGCCATCGGGTTTTAGTCCAGTGCCCCATGGACATCTGGAGTCCCCGATGATAGTCCTGGCTACACCACACCCCCACAATAATAACCACATTAAATACATACCACTTTAATATTTAAACTTTACGGATTATTGTTTATTTAAATCCTTAATTATTCAATAAAAGTTGATATTGGTAAGATTTAAAATTGGGTTATTATAAATAAATTTTAATAAAATTCGCAAACAACTATAGTAGTTTGTGAAATTTATATTATGCTATGTTACAAAAACAGATAGTCATGGAGGTGCAAATATCATTAAAAAATTACTTGAATATTTAAAGCAAACTCATCCAGATGATTTGAAGGTTTTAAGGACGATAGAATTGCTTATGAGGTATCATGAATGGGTTCCAGTTGATGAAATTGTTAGGAAGGTTAAGATGGATGAGAAGGATGTTTTGTATAGATTGAAGAGGTTGAATAAATTTGAGTTTGTGAATCGCTCAAGATATGGATATAGGTTATCTTTTGGAGGATATGATGCCCTTGCTATGAATGCATTTATTAAAAAAGGACTTATAAAGGCAATTGGTGGCAAGTTAGGTGTTGGTAAGGAGGGGGATGTTTATAATATCCTTCTTGAAGATGGAAGAGAGGCAGTTTTAAAATTCCACAAACATGGAAGGACATGCTTTACAAGAGGGAAGAGATATAGGGATTATATAGTAGATAAGAGACATATAAGTTGGCTTTACACTTCAAGGTTGACTGCGGAGAGGGAATTTGAAATATTAAATGAACTATTTCCTATTGTAAAAGTTCCTGAGCCAATAGAGCAAAATAGACATGCAATAATTATGGGTAAGATATGCGGGGATGAATTAAAAAGAGTGGATTTGGAAGAATTGGGGGTAGATGCAAATAAATTGTTTTGGGATATTATTGAGGAAATAAAAAAATCTTATGAATTGGGCTACATTCATGGGGATTTGAGTGAATTCAACATTTTGATTGATGAAAATGGGAATTTTGTCATAATAGATTGGCCTCAGGCAGTAAATACTTGCCATCCTGATGCAGAGTTTTATTTGAAGAGGGATATAGGTAATGTGGTGAGATACTTTAAAAAGTATAAGATAAAAGAGGATGTAGATAAGTTGTATGAATATGTGACAAATAAAAATAAAAATGAAGAGGATAAAAATGAATGGGGATGAAGGTAGATAATATAATTGATCCCTAAAACTTTTTTAACCAACTTTTTTTAATTTCATTTAATCAAGTTTTCTGGTGATAGGATGAAGGTTGAGTTTATGCAGGGAAATATGGCATGTGTTGAAGGAGCGATAAAGGCAGGATGTAGGTTTTTTGCAGGTTATCCAATAACACCTTCAACAGAGATAGCAGAAGGGATGGCAAAGAAATTACCAAAGGTTGGAGGGTATTATGTCCAAATGGAGGATGAGATTGCAAGTATCTCTGCAGTGATAGGTGCAAGTTGGGGAGGATTAAAATCAATGACTGCAACAAGTGGGCCAGGATTTAGTTTAATGCAGGAAAATATTGGCTATGCGTTTATGACAGAAACACCATGCGTAATAGTTAATATTCAAAGAGGAGGTCCTTCAACAGGACAACCAACAATGGCATCTCAAGGAGACATGATGCAGACAAGATGGGGAAGTCATGGGGATTATGAGCCAATAGTTATTTCTCCAAGTTCAGTTCAGGAGATGTATGATTTCACAATAATGGCATTTAATTATGCAGAGAAGTATAGAATTCCAGTGTTTTTAATGGCAGATGAGATTGTAGGGCATATGAGGGAGAAGGTTGTTTTACATGATAATTTTGAGATAATTGATAGGAAAAAGCCAGAGGAAAAACCATGCAAAAATCCATATCCGTTTGATGTTGATGTTCCTCCAATGCCAGTGTTTGGAGAGGGCTACAATATCCACGTTACTGGCTTAACACATAACGAAAAAGGTTATCCTGATGTTTCACCCGAAACACATGATAAATTGGTTAGAAGGATAACCAATAAAATAAGAAAAAATAAAGATGACATTGTGAAGTATGAAGGGAAGTATTTGAATGCTGATGTGATGTTTGTTTGTTATGGGACTCCTTCGAGGGCAGTTAAACATACGGTTGAGGAATTAAGGAAGAAAGGTATTGATGCTGGATATATAAGGTTAATAACAGTATTCCCATTCCCAGATGAGTTGATAAAAGGTTTAGATGCATCAAAGGTTATAGTGCCTGAAATGAACTTGGGGCAAATCTACTATGAGGTTGAGAGATGTGCGAAGGGAGATGTTGTCTTAGTGGATAAGATAGGTGGAGAATTGCATAGACCTGAAGATTTGGAAAAAGCAGTCTTCGAATAATTTTTTATATATTTTGCCGAATGGTGGTTTAAATGAAAAAGATTTTATGTTTTTTTGTTTTGTTAGTTGTTGTTTCTTTTTGTGGATGTTTTGAGGAAAATAAATTAAAAACTGTTAATACTGAAAATAATTCAAATAATTTGAATGAAACTGGCGAAGATGTATTTATTTTAAATGAAACAAATGAGAACAACAGTAAAATAGAAAATATCACAATAAACAAAACTTGTAATTTTTCAAAGATTAATGCTACTAAGTGCCTTTCTATTGATGACATGTTTTTGAAATTAGATTATGTAAATCAGATAAATGCTTCGAATAGTAATGGAGTGCGGATAATCAAAATTTATAAAACAAATAATATAACGGTTGTTTTTGATGTGAGTGAGTATGAGGTTAATTTCTATGGTGCAATGAGATACAACAAGGTTAGGAAATATGTCCTTAGAGATAAATTTGGAAATTATAGGTGTTATGAGTTTATCCCATACTACAAAAATGGGTCTGAAAGTTATTGCTATGTGAGAAAGATAGGAAAATATTGGGTAATAATGGGTTTTAACAAAAAAGATAAAAAAGTTTATGAACTTTGGGAAAAATGGAACGGATATATTTATAAAAAATTATAAAAAATTTAGTTAAATGCATTTTTTATTGAATTGACAATTGCGTTTATAATCTCTTCATCAGATAATCTTTCAGCATCCTTTGATGTTAAATCAACCCTTAAACTTTTACTTGCCCTTGGCATTCCTGCAACAGTAATTGTTATTATTCCGTAATCTACCAACAAATTAAATCCAATATCTATTAGTTTGTTTGTATTGTTTTCAGTGTTGGTAACTTTTTTTATAACAAATCCTGTTGGGGTTTTTTCATAGGAGATGTTTATTTTTTCATCTTTTTCTCTTAATTCATAGTTTAAATCATCTAATGCACTTAAATCAAAGTTCTTTGCTCTTTCATAGGCTTTTTTCAATTTATCTAAATTAAATGACTCCAATCCCCTAACCATTCCAGCCATTATTGGAGGTTGTGCTTCCAATCCAAAACTTAATCCAACTGTATATATTCTATCGACCAATTCTTTTAAACCACCAAGTAATCCCCCTCTTGGACCGTCCATTAATTTATCCGTACTTGTTACAACCAAATCTGCCCCTAATTCCAATCCTGATGGTTGATTAAAGAGGGGTCTTAACCTTGCTCCTGAAGCATCATCTACAAATACAATTGATTTTTTCTTTTTTGCGTAGTTTATGATTTCTTTCATTATCTCTAAATTAATAACCTTATGGTCCATTGTTGCTCCAGTTATTATTGTCAGGGTATTTTCATCGATTTTTTTTAATATCTCTTCAACATTATCATCTTCAAAATACTCTGCTCCTATTATTTTACAACTTTTTGGTATTGATGGATGTGAGGGAAGTTCTGGAACATAGTGAACAACTTTTTTTGGTCTTATTGCAAGAATTGTTGCCAATATTGCTGAGGAAGTTCTGTTAAATCCAACAGCCTTATGGTTTTCATTTCCCCTTAAATGCATTAATCCAAGTTTATTTAATTCTTCTGAGTATATTGCAGGCCCAACATAGGTTTCAAGTAGGGCTTTATCCTCTTCTGTTATTTTAAATCCGCCTGCTAATCCAGTTAGATCATATATCCCTTTTCTACCTTTCTTTTTAATTAGATCCCTAATTATCTTTCTACACTTTTCTAATCTTAGCAATTCGTTCTCATCGTCCATAATGGTTTCACCTAAGAATATAAATGAAGATTTAAGATTTTAAGATTATGTTCCACAGGCATCTATATCATTTGAAATTTCTATTTTTCCTTCTTTCATTAATTTTTTTATTAATTCATCCTTGTCTAGTACTTCTCTTTTCTCTTTTTCTTCTTCCTCCAATATTTCCAATAAGTAGGGTTTGTACATCAAATCATTATCTAAAACTACCCATACACTGTTTTCGTCAGTTTTTATATCTACAACATGTCCCTTTGTACCGGTGTTGACGTATCTTACATAAGAGCTTATGGTAATTTCATTTCCATTTACGTCTTGAATCATAAAACTCCCTCATTTTATTACTGGTTGTTGTATTATTTGTGCATTTACAGATATATATATTATTGTTTTATTCCTAAAAACAATACATTCACCAAACTGCCAGTATAGTATGCAGTTGAAGGTGACAACCTGACCGAAGGGTCAGGTTGGATGCAAGCCCGCGACCAAGGTGAAACCCAGTAGCGGCCACAAGAGGAATATATCCTCTCTTGCGATCGTCTCCCATTTAATTCCGGTTGATCCCGCCGGAGGCCACTGCTATTGGGGTCCGACTAAGCCATGCGAGTCTATGGGCTTTTGCCCATGGCGGACGGCTCAGTAACACGTGGCTAACCTACCCTCGGGTGGGGGATAACCTCGGGAAACTGAGGATAATCCCCCATAGGGGAAGAGGTCTGGAATGATTCTTCCCCGAAAGCATATGCGCCCGAGGATGGGGCTGCGGCCGATTAGGTAGTTGGTGGGGTAACGGCCCACCAAGCCTACGATCGGTACGGGCCCTGAGAGGGGGAGCCCGGAGATGGGGACTGAGACACGGCCCCAGGCCCTACGGGGCGCAGCAGGCGCGAAACCTCCGCAATGCGCGAAAGCGCGACGGGGGGACCCCAAGTGCCCATGCACTGCATGGGCTTTTCCGGAGTGTAAACAGCTCCGGGAATAAGGGCTGGGCAAGTCCGGTGCCAGCAGCCGCGGTAATACCGGCAGCCCAAGTGGTGGCCACTTTTATTGGGCCTAAAGCGTCCGTAGCCGGCCCAGTAAGTCCCTGCTTAAATCCTACGGCTTAACCGTAGGACTGGCAGGGATACTGCTGGGCTTGGGACCGGGAGAGGGCAGGGGTACTCCGGGGGTAGCGGTGAAATGTGTTGATCCCCGGAGGACCACCTATGGCGAAGGCACCTGCCTGGAACGGGTCCGACGGTGAGGGACGAAAGCCAGGGGAGCGAACCGGATTAGATACCCGGGTAGTCCTGGCCGTAAACGCTGCGGACTAGGTGTCGGGTAGGCCTTGTGCCTACCCGGTGCCGAAGGGAAGCCGTTAAGTCCGCCGCCTGGGGAGTACGGTCGCAAGACTGAAACTTAAAGGAATTGGCGGGGGAGCACTACAACGGGTGGAGCCTGCGGTTTAATTGGATTCAACGCCGGGCATCTTACCAGGGGCGACGGCAGGATGAAGGCCAGGTTGACGACCTTGCCAGACGCGCCGAGAGGTGGTGCATGGCCGTCGTCAGCTCGTACCGTGAGGCGTCCTGTTAAGTCAGGTAACGAGCGAGACCCGCGCCCCATGTTGCCATCCTTCCCTCTGGGGGAGAGGCACTCATGGGGGACCGCTGGCGCTAAGCCAGAGGAAGGAGCGGGCAACGACAGGTCCGCATGCCCCGAATCCCCTGGGCTACACGCGGGCTACAATGGCTGGGACAATGGGATGCAACCCCGAAAGGGGGAGCAAATCCCCTAAACCCAGCCGTAGTTCGGATCGTGGGCTGTAACTCGCCCACGTGAAGCTGGAATCCGTAGTAATCGCGCCTCATCATGGCGCGGTGAATGCGTCCCTGCTCCTTGCACACACCGCCCGTCACGCCACCCGAGTTGGGTTTAGGTGAGGCCCTGGCCTCTGGCTGGGGTCGAACCTAGGCTCAGCGAGGGGGGCGAAGTCGTAACAAGGTAGCCGTAGGGGAACCTGCGGCTGGATCACCTCCTGAGAAAAAAAGTGGCCGTTACTGGGCACCAAATGGTCGCGGGCTTTTTACGTGCAGTCCATAATCTATTGGTTATGGACGAAGGGCCTGATTGATGAGGGCCACGCATAAGCCCCCGTGCCTGGTGATATCCAGGTACTCCGCTGGGTATCCGGTATCCCGCCTGGTGGATGGCTCGGCTTGGGACGCCGAGGAAGGGCGTGGTAAGCTGCGATAAGCCCGGGCGAGGTGCAGACAGCCGTCGAACCCGGGATTCCCGAATGGGACTTCCTGCCCATTTGGGCGACCCCAGCAGGGGTCGGGAACGCGGGGAATTGAAACATCTTAGTACCCGCAGGAAAAGAAACCAACAGGGATGCCGTGAGTAGGGGCGACCGAAAGCGGCACAGGGCAAACCGAACCCCATGCCGTAAGGTATGGGGGATGTGGAGTTGCAAGGCTTCCCGCTAAGACCTGGATTGGGAAGCCGAAGTGGTCTGGAACGGCCCGCCATAGAGGGTGAAAGCCCCGTAGGCGTAACCAATCCAGGTCTTGGGAAGTTCTTGAGTACCGTGCGTTGGATATCGCGCGGGAATCTGGGAGGCATCGGTCTTCCAACCCTAAATACGTCCCAAGACCGATAGCGCACTAGTACCGTGAGGGAAAGCTGAAAAGCACCCTTAGTAGGGGGTGAAAAGAGCCTGAAACCAGGTGGGGGTAGTAAGGCACGGCTCCAAAGGCAACCGCCTCGAAGGAACCCTCCGCGAGGAGGTAGTACGAGAGGTGGAGCCAGGGTCGTGCCGTCCGTTTTGAAAAACGGGCCGGGGAGTGTACGGGTGTGGCGAGCCTAAGGGGTTCAACCCCGGAGGCGTAGGGAAACCGACAAGTCCACAGCCTTTGGCGAGGGACGGGGTCTTTAAGGGCCCGGAGT from Methanotorris formicicus Mc-S-70 includes these protein-coding regions:
- the acsC gene encoding acetyl-CoA decarbonylase/synthase complex subunit gamma, whose protein sequence is MAKVSAMDIYKLLPKTNCKKCGEPSCMAFATKLQNKEIDIDKCPILNTPKFEKNRKKLIEMISPPVKEVWFGNDKKKCVMGGDEVMYRFELAYFNPTPIGIDIADTLSDEEIKNRAKYIEEFTFERTGEKLKLDFIAIRNASNDAEKLKNAIKIVQENTEMPIAICSLNPDNIKEAFNVVKSKPLIYAATTENLDEMIQILKEAKKNGKDFALVLSSNDVKTLKQMAAKCLANGIGDLVFDPHTYPENIADTIDNFVMIRRSAIEREDKYLGFPILGLPINAYHYIMKGENPIENFIQDQEKAAGMYEATIANVLMNRYADALIMHGIETWELMPVLTLRQAIYTDPRKPQAVEPGLYPIGNPDENSPVIMTTNFSLTYYTVVGDFEKDNVTCWLLVLDTGGKAVDVSVAGGQYCGENAKKLIEETKIEEKVNHRIIILPALAASTRGDIEDKTGWTCVVGTRDSSQVGEFLRKNWNKILNEWKEKNDA
- a CDS encoding 3-dehydroquinate synthase II; the protein is MKFAWVNVIGDDWEDRKEIVKCALESSVPVVMAKSEDIEKIRELGNIKVASNDLNADIVVIGKDDDLEILRKAKELGKETAIYIPIESKDDEIFASEVSRLDFVDNIILEGRDWTIIPLENLIADLFNEDIKIIAAVNSIKEAKTAYEILEKGVDGVLLFPNDFNDIKELMELLESINAQRIELDVSTIKKVEPIGSGDRVCIDTCSLMEIGEGMLIGSYSRGMFLVHSETVENPYVATRPFRVNAGPVHAYILCPGNKTKYLSELKAGDKVLVVNKDGRAREVIIGRVKIEKRPLMLIEAEYKGDIIRTILQNAETIRLVKEDGTPISVVELKEGDKVLIKPDENARHFGMAIRETIIEK
- a CDS encoding SIS domain-containing protein; the protein is MFILIGEILPHIAKNIELLMEFEYDENLKNKLNSFLDAIINAKNIFVFGVGRSGLVGKAFAMRLMHLGFNAYVVGETICPSFKEGDLLIVISGSGETTLTKEIAKKADNVVAITCNIPNTLAKISNIWIPICISKNEYLPLGTAFEFMAFIFLDVVVALLMKRLGISENEMKDRHCNLQ
- the cdhD gene encoding CO dehydrogenase/acetyl-CoA synthase subunit delta gives rise to the protein MDLNAIIKLVEKVGRIEIENIEITADELIINIPSAPPVVIPQTPTIKEKLAEEGIIEVPEVDWERPIETYKGYIREVQFGKPKSEGGRGKVVKIGGQKALYRFEEPQPNPPVVTFDIFDIPMHGLPAPVKKYFADVMEDPCEWARKCVKEFGADMITIHHISTDPKIKDTSPREAAKLMEDLLQAVDVPFVIGGSGDPNKDPLVLEACAEVAEGEKCLLASANLELDYKKIAEAAMKYDHNVLSWTIMDPNMAKDLNRRLISVGLDADRIVMDPTTCALGYGIEFSINAMTRLRLAGLKGDELVNMPMSSGTTNAIGAREAWMKNPEWGDRDYRLPLWEITTGLTMLMSGVDIFMMLHPLSIKVLKEIGKSLVTKPGEVKINTNNYEWITYP
- a CDS encoding 2-oxoacid:acceptor oxidoreductase subunit alpha; translation: MKVEFMQGNMACVEGAIKAGCRFFAGYPITPSTEIAEGMAKKLPKVGGYYVQMEDEIASISAVIGASWGGLKSMTATSGPGFSLMQENIGYAFMTETPCVIVNIQRGGPSTGQPTMASQGDMMQTRWGSHGDYEPIVISPSSVQEMYDFTIMAFNYAEKYRIPVFLMADEIVGHMREKVVLHDNFEIIDRKKPEEKPCKNPYPFDVDVPPMPVFGEGYNIHVTGLTHNEKGYPDVSPETHDKLVRRITNKIRKNKDDIVKYEGKYLNADVMFVCYGTPSRAVKHTVEELRKKGIDAGYIRLITVFPFPDELIKGLDASKVIVPEMNLGQIYYEVERCAKGDVVLVDKIGGELHRPEDLEKAVFE
- a CDS encoding serine/threonine-protein kinase RIO2 yields the protein MIKKLLEYLKQTHPDDLKVLRTIELLMRYHEWVPVDEIVRKVKMDEKDVLYRLKRLNKFEFVNRSRYGYRLSFGGYDALAMNAFIKKGLIKAIGGKLGVGKEGDVYNILLEDGREAVLKFHKHGRTCFTRGKRYRDYIVDKRHISWLYTSRLTAEREFEILNELFPIVKVPEPIEQNRHAIIMGKICGDELKRVDLEELGVDANKLFWDIIEEIKKSYELGYIHGDLSEFNILIDENGNFVIIDWPQAVNTCHPDAEFYLKRDIGNVVRYFKKYKIKEDVDKLYEYVTNKNKNEEDKNEWG
- a CDS encoding TIGR03576 family pyridoxal phosphate-dependent enzyme; the protein is MDDENELLRLEKCRKIIRDLIKKKGRKGIYDLTGLAGGFKITEEDKALLETYVGPAIYSEELNKLGLMHLRGNENHKAVGFNRTSSAILATILAIRPKKVVHYVPELPSHPSIPKSCKIIGAEYFEDDNVEEILKKIDENTLTIITGATMDHKVINLEIMKEIINYAKKKKSIVFVDDASGARLRPLFNQPSGLELGADLVVTSTDKLMDGPRGGLLGGLKELVDRIYTVGLSFGLEAQPPIMAGMVRGLESFNLDKLKKAYERAKNFDLSALDDLNYELREKDEKINISYEKTPTGFVIKKVTNTENNTNKLIDIGFNLLVDYGIITITVAGMPRASKSLRVDLTSKDAERLSDEEIINAIVNSIKNAFN
- a CDS encoding ankyrin repeat domain-containing protein gives rise to the protein MDLDMEIIRASVHGDVEKVKSLIKKGANVNAKNKFGGSALMAAVMNNHIDVVKVLIENGADLNVKNRLGRTPLMVAIEMKHIEIAKLLIENGADVNMADISGITPIMVAEDYLLPEIVRLLIKHGASTEGTRHIYE